In a genomic window of uncultured Flavobacterium sp.:
- the chiA gene encoding T9SS-translocated chitinase ChiA: MKHYYRLLFLLLFPLLALAQPAHGKKVVGYYAQWSIYARDFNVPKIDGSKLTHLNYSFYGTTFDPAHPENTKLLCLDSYADFEHMEGGIPWDAPVKGNFYDLMKLKEKYPHLKILISVGGWTKGQDLSPIAASPVARAALAADMANFITKYPFIDGFDIDWEYPLSGGTDGTEVINGAPIPPQKYSPDDNKNLVYLLKAMRQAMPNKLISIAAGNNVRKVASQYLGPSNRAQYGMTEDISTYCDYITYFGYDFGGNWYDKTCYNAPLYASGNPNDPLYGATQSESLDELTNQYLNVVGFPANKLIMGLPFYGKKFDHVATNSTNGLFVSAPRDVVAGCTNPQNPTGTWDGPAACEKSGSIEICDLVGNPVTNSHAYLDPNTMQVTSSAAAAGWVRYFDNTTKVPYLYNASLKQFISYEDKQSMDLKVQYIKSKNLAGGMVWELSQDTRGSIPNALLTQVDTSFGSVVPGTVSIAGSVKNGTALVPNVTVELRNASNVVLQTVVSTGGNFTFSNLTSGQNYILTAAKASYTFTPVNLTNVTVNQTGVVINGSQPLYTVSGTVLNGTTGVSGVTVTATSGSTVLTATSNASGVYSIAGLTAGLNFTVTAAKTGFSYTPTSTVYNAISANQTLNFAQGAPIVYYTVSGTVLNGTAGVSGVTVTATSSGGTFTATTNSTGAYSIANLPSGGTYTVTAALTGQTFTPASTVYTNLIANKTLNLTQDAVVVPTNKISGTVKNGTVAVAGAKVEIVLPWTDSTHNWKSVIAITDAQGKYSFDNSVVAGYTTVTSLKLNTWENGEVVYLPNNLANFPVPANPTIYNFNTSSTAKSAQVLANLISGTVKNGTTPVAGAKVELVVPWTDNTHNWKSVLAITDASGNYTFDNSVVAGYTQILSLKLNAWENGDVTYYPNNLANFAVPTTATVYNFNRQAVVATKPVVTITAPTASAIAINLGSSINFVASVGLSAADATTISSVVFSLDGQTISATNSSGTYTSVWTPAANQFSASHTLTVTATASNGTTDAKTYSFTLSCSGANCPNSLPVITWNSPSNTTVNQSTFQVVPISVTAVDSNGSVSGVTITINGGTFNMTAGTNNTYTYNFTPSAYQDYPVVIKATDNQSGVTTLNNTIKIAPVSTNRFIPLPSKIILGYAHSWENAGAPFLYFSQMVGSKFNVVDYSFVETVNRDGYTPVLTTNDNRYLTNGVFNKQLLKNDIKSLRDSGVPVIVSIGGQNGHVVLDNVTQKNIFVNGLKAIIDEYQFDGVDIDFEGGSMNFSAGGLRDISYAGISAYPRLKNVVDAFKELKAYYGPGFLLTAAPETQYVQGGYSTYTDTFGSFLPIIQNLRNELDLLAVQLYNTGGENGLDGQYYGSAKKANMVTALTDMVIKGYNIATTGMHFDGLPASKVLIALPACPSAAGSGYLTPAEGISAMHYLRTGTTFTGRTYTLQPGGPYPSLRGLMTWSVNWDASSCGNSSELSKAYATYFASQSSAKTLAVENVPSKSSKTIAYFKNNALSVSNDSEDIAQVDVFNILGQTLVSHKNVQNNKEILLQDQSFSTKQLFLVVVTDKAGKRQSFKVLNFLN; encoded by the coding sequence ATGAAACATTATTACAGATTGCTTTTTTTGTTACTGTTTCCCTTACTCGCGTTAGCCCAACCAGCTCACGGTAAAAAAGTAGTAGGGTATTATGCGCAATGGTCTATTTATGCCAGGGATTTCAATGTTCCTAAGATAGACGGAAGTAAATTGACGCATTTGAATTATTCGTTTTATGGTACAACTTTCGATCCGGCACATCCGGAGAATACAAAGTTGTTATGTTTAGATTCCTATGCCGATTTTGAGCATATGGAAGGTGGAATTCCGTGGGATGCTCCTGTAAAAGGGAACTTTTATGACTTAATGAAACTTAAGGAAAAGTATCCGCACTTAAAAATCTTAATCTCTGTTGGAGGATGGACAAAAGGTCAGGATCTTTCTCCAATTGCTGCAAGTCCTGTAGCAAGAGCCGCTTTGGCTGCAGATATGGCAAACTTCATTACCAAATATCCATTTATTGATGGATTTGACATCGATTGGGAATATCCTCTTTCTGGTGGAACAGATGGTACCGAAGTAATTAATGGAGCACCAATTCCTCCACAAAAGTACAGCCCGGACGACAACAAAAATTTAGTTTATTTATTGAAAGCAATGCGTCAGGCAATGCCAAATAAATTAATCTCGATTGCTGCCGGAAACAATGTTCGTAAAGTTGCATCGCAATATTTAGGACCATCAAACAGAGCACAATACGGAATGACAGAAGATATTTCGACTTATTGTGATTACATTACCTATTTTGGATATGATTTTGGTGGAAACTGGTATGATAAAACGTGCTACAATGCACCTTTATATGCAAGCGGAAATCCAAATGATCCACTTTATGGCGCAACACAATCAGAATCACTTGACGAATTAACAAATCAATATTTGAACGTTGTTGGTTTTCCTGCGAATAAATTAATCATGGGATTACCTTTCTACGGAAAGAAATTTGATCACGTAGCGACAAATTCAACAAATGGATTATTCGTTTCAGCTCCAAGAGATGTTGTTGCAGGATGTACAAATCCGCAAAATCCAACAGGAACTTGGGACGGTCCGGCAGCTTGTGAAAAATCAGGAAGTATCGAAATTTGCGATTTAGTCGGAAATCCGGTTACGAATTCACACGCTTATTTAGATCCAAATACAATGCAGGTTACATCATCTGCAGCAGCAGCAGGATGGGTAAGATATTTTGACAATACAACAAAAGTTCCTTACTTGTATAATGCTTCTTTAAAACAGTTTATCTCTTATGAAGATAAGCAGTCAATGGATTTAAAAGTACAATATATTAAATCAAAAAATCTTGCCGGAGGTATGGTTTGGGAATTATCTCAGGACACAAGAGGTTCTATTCCAAATGCATTATTAACTCAGGTAGATACATCATTCGGAAGCGTTGTTCCTGGAACAGTAAGTATCGCAGGTTCTGTAAAAAACGGAACAGCTTTAGTTCCAAATGTAACAGTTGAACTTAGAAATGCAAGCAATGTAGTATTGCAAACAGTAGTTTCTACAGGAGGTAATTTTACATTCAGCAACTTAACTTCAGGACAAAATTATATACTTACAGCTGCAAAAGCTTCGTATACTTTTACGCCGGTAAATTTAACGAATGTAACCGTTAACCAAACTGGAGTTGTTATCAACGGATCACAACCTCTTTACACCGTTAGCGGAACAGTTCTTAACGGAACAACAGGAGTTTCAGGCGTTACAGTTACAGCTACATCAGGATCTACAGTTTTAACTGCGACTTCTAATGCAAGCGGAGTTTACAGCATTGCAGGTTTAACAGCAGGACTTAACTTTACAGTTACAGCTGCAAAAACAGGATTCTCTTATACGCCAACTTCAACAGTTTATAATGCGATAAGTGCTAATCAAACGTTGAATTTTGCTCAAGGCGCTCCAATTGTATATTATACAGTTAGCGGAACAGTTCTAAACGGAACAGCTGGAGTTTCAGGAGTAACAGTTACAGCAACTTCGTCAGGAGGAACTTTTACTGCAACTACAAATTCAACAGGAGCTTATTCAATTGCTAATTTACCGTCAGGCGGAACTTATACTGTAACTGCAGCTTTAACAGGACAAACATTTACTCCGGCATCAACAGTTTATACCAATTTAATAGCCAATAAAACATTAAACTTAACACAAGATGCTGTTGTAGTTCCAACAAATAAAATTAGCGGAACAGTTAAAAATGGTACAGTAGCAGTAGCTGGTGCAAAAGTAGAAATAGTTTTACCTTGGACAGATAGTACACACAACTGGAAAAGCGTTATTGCTATAACAGATGCACAAGGAAAATACAGCTTTGACAATTCAGTTGTAGCAGGATATACAACAGTTACAAGTTTAAAATTAAATACTTGGGAAAACGGAGAAGTAGTTTATTTACCAAATAATCTGGCAAATTTCCCAGTTCCTGCAAACCCAACAATTTACAATTTTAATACAAGTTCTACAGCAAAATCAGCACAAGTTCTTGCAAATTTAATTAGCGGAACAGTTAAAAACGGAACAACTCCGGTTGCAGGTGCAAAAGTAGAATTAGTTGTGCCTTGGACAGATAATACTCATAACTGGAAAAGTGTTTTGGCAATAACAGATGCATCAGGAAATTATACTTTCGATAATTCAGTTGTAGCAGGTTATACACAAATTTTAAGTTTGAAATTAAATGCATGGGAAAATGGCGACGTGACTTATTATCCAAATAACTTAGCCAACTTCGCAGTTCCAACAACAGCAACAGTTTATAATTTTAATAGACAAGCAGTGGTTGCAACTAAACCAGTTGTTACTATTACGGCACCAACAGCTTCGGCGATTGCTATAAATTTAGGATCATCAATTAATTTTGTTGCAAGTGTTGGATTAAGTGCTGCAGATGCTACTACAATCTCATCAGTTGTATTTAGTTTAGACGGACAAACCATAAGTGCTACAAATTCTTCAGGAACTTACACATCGGTTTGGACACCAGCAGCAAATCAGTTTTCGGCTTCTCATACCTTAACTGTTACAGCTACAGCATCAAACGGAACAACAGATGCAAAAACATATAGTTTTACATTAAGTTGTTCAGGTGCAAACTGTCCAAATTCATTGCCAGTAATTACTTGGAATTCACCATCGAATACTACAGTAAACCAAAGTACTTTCCAGGTTGTGCCAATTTCGGTTACAGCTGTAGATAGTAACGGATCAGTTTCAGGAGTTACCATTACAATAAATGGAGGAACATTTAATATGACAGCAGGTACAAATAATACTTATACGTATAATTTTACACCATCTGCATATCAGGATTATCCAGTTGTAATCAAAGCAACCGATAATCAATCAGGTGTAACTACATTAAACAATACAATAAAAATTGCTCCGGTGAGCACAAATAGATTTATTCCGCTTCCATCCAAAATTATTTTAGGATACGCACATTCTTGGGAAAATGCAGGTGCTCCATTTTTATATTTTTCTCAAATGGTAGGAAGTAAATTTAACGTAGTCGATTATTCTTTCGTAGAAACCGTTAATCGTGACGGTTATACGCCAGTATTAACTACAAATGACAATAGATATTTGACAAATGGAGTTTTCAATAAACAATTGTTGAAAAACGATATAAAATCCTTAAGAGATAGCGGCGTTCCAGTTATTGTTTCTATTGGAGGTCAAAACGGACATGTTGTTTTAGACAATGTAACTCAAAAAAATATTTTTGTTAATGGTCTAAAAGCAATTATTGACGAGTATCAATTTGACGGAGTTGATATTGATTTTGAAGGGGGATCGATGAATTTTAGCGCAGGAGGTTTAAGAGATATTTCGTATGCGGGTATTTCTGCTTATCCAAGATTGAAAAACGTAGTAGATGCTTTCAAAGAATTAAAAGCTTACTATGGTCCTGGATTCTTATTAACTGCAGCTCCTGAAACACAATATGTACAAGGTGGATATTCTACTTATACAGATACTTTCGGTTCATTCCTGCCAATCATTCAAAACCTACGTAACGAATTAGATTTGTTAGCCGTACAATTGTATAATACAGGAGGAGAAAACGGATTAGACGGTCAATATTATGGTTCAGCTAAAAAAGCAAACATGGTAACAGCCCTAACCGATATGGTGATAAAAGGATATAACATTGCTACAACAGGAATGCATTTTGATGGTTTACCAGCCTCAAAAGTTCTTATAGCATTACCAGCTTGTCCAAGTGCAGCAGGTAGCGGTTATTTAACACCGGCAGAAGGAATTAGTGCAATGCATTACTTAAGAACCGGAACCACTTTTACAGGAAGAACATACACATTGCAGCCAGGCGGACCATATCCTTCTTTAAGAGGATTAATGACTTGGTCAGTAAACTGGGATGCATCATCTTGCGGTAATTCATCTGAATTATCTAAAGCCTATGCTACTTATTTTGCTTCACAGTCATCGGCAAAAACATTAGCAGTTGAAAATGTTCCTTCAAAAAGCAGTAAAACGATAGCGTATTTCAAAAACAATGCATTATCAGTTTCAAATGACAGCGAAGATATTGCTCAGGTTGATGTATTCAACATCCTTGGACAAACATTAGTAAGTCATAAAAACGTTCAAAATAATAAAGAAATACTGCTTCAGGATCAAAGTTTTTCAACAAAACAATTGTTCTTGGTTGTTGTAACAGACAAAGCAGGAAAAAGACAATCATTCAAAGTATTGAACTTCTTAAACTAA